The Armatimonadota bacterium genome includes the window AAGACAATATAGATACATTTGCTCCACTCCTCCCGGTGTGACATGTAATTCTTTGGACTTCTTCTTAAGCACAAATGCTGATCCTAAGATTCTTTCAAGTTCTTCAGGTGAGTATCGTTGCACAGGTAGACCGCTGCATTTGGGAGGGGCTTCCACCGAAAAGGTAGCCATAATCACATGGCCTCCAGGTCTCAATGCCTTTGAAAGATTCCCTACATATCGTTGTTGCTGTTCTGAAGAAGTCAAAAAGTGAAAAACTGCCCGATCGTGCCATAGATCGTAATGATGGACTGGGAGATCCATAGAAGTTATATCGCCTTCTATCCAAGTAACCAGTGTCGCTCTTTCGCCCAACCGTTTCTTTGTCAATGCCAAAGCTGTCTTGGACAGATCAATCACAGTTATCGAGCTATAGCCGATCTCCACTAGGTCATCAACTAGCGTTGAGGCACCGCCGCCGACATCAATGATATTCGCATCTTTGCCCAAAGAGAGTTCACCTATCCAATTCACGGAAGTCTCCAAATGAGGTTTGTACCAGCTGACTTGATCCGGCTGATTTGTTGAGTAAATCTTTTCCCAATGAGCTCGTTGGGACATCCGCCATTCTCCTTTCAGCCTAACGTTCTGTTTCAGCGGCAGCGGCGGCACGGACAAGACACCTCCGCTCGCTGACGGCACAGACCCGGAGCGGCGTGTAGCCGCTGTCTGCCTGCAAACGGTACGGGACGCAGGATGTCCTCTCAGTCCGGTTTGATGTTCTGGTTCACGCGGAAGAAGTTGGTCGGATCGTACTTTTTCTTGATAGCCACCAGGCGGTCGTAGTTGTCGCCGTAGGTTGTCCGGACGCGCCCTTCCCCTTCTTCCATCATGAAATTCACGTACGTACCCCCCTGTGTATAGGGATGCACGGCTTCCCAGTAGCTCCTGGCCCACGCTGTGATCGCTTCCGCCTTGGCCGGGTCGGGGGCGATTCCCGCGATAACCATGGACCACGTCGCATCCCGGTAGTTCCAGGCTGTCTCATTTCGCCCCACACGATGAACCGCGCCGTCTATGGGATACAGATGCATCAACGACAGCTCGCTCGGAGCCTCCGCAGTGTGCTCCAAATGCACGTCGAACACTGCATCGGGAAGCTCTTTGACAAAGTCACCCTTCCAGTACCACTGCATGCCCTGAGGCAGCAGCGGGTCGAACATGGTCTGCAGGGTCGGGAACGGCATGGGGCCCATCCAGTCCAGGATGGGCGGAGGAAGCTCCTGGCGAATTGGTTTCACTGCATCTTCCGCCTTTTCCAGCGGCCCGCTGTAGCAAGAGATCAAAGCACAGATTTTCTTCCCCCAGAGCTCCTTGGGGAAAGGGTCGGTCGAAGGCATCGTCTTCAAACCAAAGAACGGACAAAGCTCGACCGGCGCCTGGGACAGAAACTCGCGGTACCACTGCATCACCCGGCGTGCGTCCTTTATCTCCCAGAAGACTGGCCCGGCATAGACTGTGCTCACGGGGTGAGCGCGATAAACGAAGCTCGTCACGACGCCAAAATTCCCGCCGCCGCCGCGCAGACCCCAGAAGAGATCCTCATGTTGCGATGCACTGGCGGTCACAAAGCTGCCGTCGGCTAACACAACATCCGCCTCGATCAGGTTATCAACGGTCAGACCGTACTTGCGTGTGAGATAGCCGTGTCCGCCACCCAGCGTGAGCCCCGCAATACCGGTCGTTGAGACGATGCCGGCTGGCACAGCCAGGTCAAAGGCATGACTGGCGTGATCCACGTCGCCTTGCGTGCAACCAGCTCCCACCCGCACAGTGCGGTTCCCCGGATCGACGCGCACCCCCTTCATCAGGGAGAGATCAATCACCAGCCCGTCGTCGCAACTGCCCAGCCCGGCCCCGTTGTGACCGCCGCCGCGTATAGCCGTGAGAAGGTCATTCTCCTGACCAAATCGCACGGTGGAGATCACATCGGCTACATCGGCACAACGAACGATCAGAAGCGGCCGCTTGTTGATCATGCCATTATACAGCTTGCGGGCTTGCTCGTAGTGCTTGTCGCTGCGCTGGATCAGTTCACCGCGCAGACTCGCCTTGAATTTCTCAATACTCGTTTTGTCCAACATGGTGCTCTCCTTTCAGAACTGTTGTTGGTGCGCCTGGCGTTCCAGTTCGGACCCGGCAGGCCACCGGGAAATGAGGGTATGCAGCTCGTAGGCACGACGCTGCGGCATAATGTCAGATGGCAAGTTGGGGCGAACATGCTTGGCGAACCACTCTGCGGCGTCTTTTGACGACTCCCATACTTCCACGACACGCCAACCCCCATCGATTGGGTGGCCGAAGTGCATGATGAAACCAGGAGCCCCCCTGAGGGCACCTTCAAGAATCCGGATCGTCTGTTCGTATCCTTCCTTCGTCTGACCCGGGACGTCTGCAATAATCGCTACAGCCATGCCTGGTTCTCCTTTCTGACTTATTCAGTGCCTACCGTCGCGTCACTCGGCAATCAGGGCTGCCCAACGTATCTTCTCTCCGCTGGCAAAGCCCACATGCCATCACACCTGTTACCAATGGCTGGCTGCACACTCTGTAGGGCGGCGTTTTGGGTGTACTACCGAACTTTACTCATCGAAACAAGCAAATTAGAATCTGGGGCATGGAAAAAGCCATCCGCTCTTTCTCATCTTCTCCTACCGCTCACTAATGGTCAAAGTGTACCTCGTGTTTGCGCGTTTGTCAATGCATTTTGGAGGGTGTTCAAAAAATCGGTTAGTATCGGGTATATCGATTCCATGAAACGACGATACCTACCACAAAGCAGACTCACTACCCTGTCGGTGAAGGTCATCTTCACCATCGTCCAACGCTTCTGCCAAATCCATCCTCTGCCCCCACGCCGCGGGCGACCCTACAAATACCCCGAAGCGCTCATCCTCACCCTCCTCTTGCTGGGAGTGCGCGAAAACGCCTCCTACCGACGCCTACTGTTCGCCCTCGCCCCAGAACTGCTGCCCGACCAACCCCTGCCTGCCTTAGGCACGCTCGCCTACCGCTTGCAGCATCTTGCAGACGAACGCCTGCACCAACTGCTCACTTGGCTTGCCCAGCAGGGCATCGCGTCAGAGACGCCGACCCGTGAGACGCCGTGTGTGTTTGTGGATGGCACGGGCGTGGGGTATGCCTCACCGTTTTTGGCGCAGTATTTGCGTGGGGCACAGGTACGTCAGCAGCGGTCGCATGTGAAGGTGGTGGCGTTGGGGTGTTGGCAGGGGGGTCGGGTGTGGGTGATGGGGTTATCGTGTGGGGGGGCATATGCGGATGAGGGGCGTCTGTTGTGGGAGTGGGTGGAGCGTCATGGGCTTGGTGGTTTGTCGTGTGGCACTTTATTAGTTGGGGACGGGTTGTATGGTTATCGGGCGCAGTTATTGGTTGCGTTGGAGCGTGCGGGTTGGTTGCCTGTGGCAGTGGTTCGGGATGGCGTGTGGCAGCAGGTGCGTGCGGATGCGCGGTTGCGTGCGCGTGCACGTGCGCAGACATATGGTTGGGCGTTGCGGGAGCGTTATCGGATAGAGCAGGTGTTTGGTAGTGTGAAGGGAGCTTATGGGAGTGTGTGGCGAGCGCGTTCGTGGGTGGTTGCACGGGTGTGGGTGTGGGGCATGTTTGTGTTGTGGAACATGGTGGGTGTGGTGCAGGTGGCTGGTAGCGGTTGTTTTGTGTGTTGGTGGTGGGTGTGGGGTCTATGCGATTTTTCGAACACCCTCATGCATTTTTGCTTGATCGAAAAAAATTTTTACAGATTTATGGAAGCAGATGCAAGCCGAGCCTGACAGGTGAACAGGTTTGGCAGGAGAGGAACAACCACATCGCGAAAAAGCTTGTAATCTCACACGGAACAGGCAAAGTGAGGATGGCACAACCGCCCATCACGAGCGTAGACGAACTGGAAGAAAGGCTTTCTCGTCCTACACCGGAGGTAGTGCAGCTCTTTCGGGAAGTGCAGGGCGACCTGCTGGTGCTGGGCGTAGCGGGCAAAATGGGTCCCACACTGGCGCGGATGGCGCGTCGCGCGATGGACGAGGCGGGTAACCCCGCGAAGGTGATCGGGGTAGCCCGCTTTTCACAACCGGAGGTGCGCGAGCAGCTGGGGCAGGCTGGGATACATACCGTCGCCTGCGACCTGCTGGACCCGGAATCGGTGAATAGTCTGCCCGATGCCCCCAACGTGGTGTTCATGGCGGGCATGAAGTTCGGCACCACCGGCGCAGAACCACTCACCTGGGCAATGAACACTGTTGCCCCTGCATACGTCGCAAACCGATTCCGCCAATCTCGGATCGTGGTGTTCTCCACCGGCAACGTGTATCCCCTGGTTCCAGTGACAAGCGGCGGCGCAACCGAAGAGACCCCTCCTGCACCG containing:
- a CDS encoding oxidoreductase — translated: MLDKTSIEKFKASLRGELIQRSDKHYEQARKLYNGMINKRPLLIVRCADVADVISTVRFGQENDLLTAIRGGGHNGAGLGSCDDGLVIDLSLMKGVRVDPGNRTVRVGAGCTQGDVDHASHAFDLAVPAGIVSTTGIAGLTLGGGHGYLTRKYGLTVDNLIEADVVLADGSFVTASASQHEDLFWGLRGGGGNFGVVTSFVYRAHPVSTVYAGPVFWEIKDARRVMQWYREFLSQAPVELCPFFGLKTMPSTDPFPKELWGKKICALISCYSGPLEKAEDAVKPIRQELPPPILDWMGPMPFPTLQTMFDPLLPQGMQWYWKGDFVKELPDAVFDVHLEHTAEAPSELSLMHLYPIDGAVHRVGRNETAWNYRDATWSMVIAGIAPDPAKAEAITAWARSYWEAVHPYTQGGTYVNFMMEEGEGRVRTTYGDNYDRLVAIKKKYDPTNFFRVNQNIKPD